A window from Citrus sinensis cultivar Valencia sweet orange chromosome 3, DVS_A1.0, whole genome shotgun sequence encodes these proteins:
- the LOC102609203 gene encoding dolichyl-diphosphooligosaccharide--protein glycosyltransferase subunit 2 codes for MARSPLRFLVLILAISICDAAGIFHPISDSHRSAALDLFKPVDGSFASLEEAYEALRTFEVLGIEKTAELSKATCKSVLGTLESSSSTPKDLFYALGVNGILKCSSKEETFEGIISSLQAVVRDANSLLDFYYSIGSLRLIKDQTSKTDLHLSDAEGTFRSIKALSQSDGRWRYSSNNPESSTFAAGIALEALSGVVSLASSEIDQFMIGAVKNDIVKLFDSVEKYDDGTFYFDEKLVNMREQQGPLATTSSVVRGLTAFSSVITESLNLTGDKILGIAKFFLGIGIPGDTKNFFDQVDSLACLENNRVSIPLILSLPSTVISLTKKDSLKVKVNTVLGSHAPPLTVTLVRAFSSSARDNSIIENQELKFDPQDAVYFLDDLPASFDVGEYIFVFKMLVQDSEQQTVYATGTLTQVPIYVTGLIKIENAKIAVLDSDLGSVETQKKLDLAGESTVSVSANHLQKLRLSFQMSTPLGNAFKPHQAFLRLRHETKVEHTFVVGSSGKKFEITLDFLGLVEKFFYLSGRYDIQLTVGDAVMENSLLRDIGYVELDLPEPPENASRPPPQPVDPYTRYGPKAEITHIFRAPEKRPPQELSLAFLVLTILPLFGFIIGLLRLGVNLKNFPSSAVPATFAVIFHLGIAAVLLLYVLFWLKLDLFTTLKTLCFLGVFLMVVGHRTLSHLASASAKLKSA; via the exons ATGGCCAGGAGTCCATTACGATTTCTGGTGCTTATTTTGGCGATTTCGATCTGCGACGCCGCTGGGATCTTCCATCCGATTTCCGACTCTCACCGATCTGCTGCTCTAGACCTTTTCAAACCCGTGGACGGATCCTTCGCCAG CTTAGAGGAGGCGTACGAGGCCCTAAGGACCTTTGAGGTACTTGGAATTGAGAAAACGGCTGAATTGAGCAAGGCTACTTGTAAGTCTGTATTGGGAACCCTCGAGTCATCCTCTTCGACTCCAAAGGATTTATTCTATGCCTTGGGAGTTAATGGCATATTGAAATGCAGTAGTAAGGAGGAAACCTTTGAG gGAATCATTTCAAGTCTCCAAGCTGTGGTTCGCGATGCCAATTCATTGCTTGACTTCTACTATTCAATTGGAAGTTTGAGACTTATCAAg GATCAAACCTCTAAAACTGATTTACACCTCAGTGATGCTGAAGGGACTTTCCGCTCTATCAAG GCTCTTAGCCAGAGTGATGGAAGGTGGCGTTATAGTTCGAACAATCCTGAGTCAAGTACCTTTGCTGCTG GAATTGCACTTGAAGCTCTCTCTGGGGTAGTTTCATTAGCATCTTCTGAGATTGATCAATTTATG ATTGGTGCTGTGAAAAATGACATAGTGAAGCTTTTTGACAGTGTTGAGAAATATG atGATGGGACCTTTTACTTTGATGAGAAACTTGTTAATATGCGTGAACAGCAGGGTCCTCTTGCAACTACCTCTTCTGTTGTTAGAGGGCTGACAGCGTTTTCATCTGTGATTACTGAAAGTTTGAAT CTTACAGGGGATAAAATATTGGGCATAGCAAAATTTTTCCTTGGCATTGGGATTCCTGGTGATACAAAAAACTTTTTCGACCAAGTTGACTCATTAGCCTGCTTGGAAAACAATAG AGTTTCCATTCCGCTAATCCTATCACTTCCATCTACAGTGATTTCGTTGACTAAAAAAGACTCCTTAAAG GTTAAGGTCAATACCGTCCTTGGCTCACATGCTCCTCCTCTAACAGTGACACTTGTGCGAGCATTTTCCTCTAGTGCAAGGGACAATTCCATAATTGAGAACCAG GAACTCAAATTTGACCCTCAGGATGCAGTTTATTTCTTGGATGATCTGCCAGCAAGTTTTGATGTGGGAGAgtacatttttgtttttaag ATGTTGGTTCAAGATTCTGAGCAACAAACTGTTTATGCCACTGGAACTCTAACTCAAGTACCAATTTACGTGACGGGACTTATCAAAATCGAAAATGCTAAAATTGCAGTTCTTGATAGTGATCTTGGGAGTGTGGAAACACAAAAAAA GCTAGATTTAGCTGGAGAAAGTACTGTGTCAGTATCAGCAAACCACCTGCAGAAGCTGCGTCTGTCATTTCAAATGTCCACCCCTCTTGGCAATGCTTTTAAGCCACATCAG GCATTTCTCAGGCTGAGACATGAGACAAAGGTTGAGCACACCTTTGTAGTCGGGAGCTCTGGGAAAAAGTTTGAGATAACTCTa GATTTTCTAGGACTTGTTGAGAAGTTCTTCTATCTCTCAGGTAGATATGACATTCAGCTAACTGTTGGTGATGCTGTCATG GAGAACTCTTTATTACGTGATATTGGCTATGTCGAATTAGATCTACCAGAACCTCCTGAGAATGCATCCCGTCCTCCTCCACAGCCTGTTGATCCTTACACAAGGTATGGGCCAAAAGCAGAGATAACCCACATTTTCAGAGCACCAGAAAAGCGTCCTCCTCAGGAGCTGTCTCTTGCTTTCTTGGTTCTCACTATTTTGCCACTTTTTGGATTCATAATTGGG CTATTACGATTAGGGGTGAACCTGAAGAACTTCCCTTCTTCAGCTGTACCTGCCACATTTGCTGTCATTTTCCATTTAGGAATTGCAGCAGTTCTGTTGCTCTATGTgcttttctggttgaag TTGGATCTGTTCACAACATTGAAGACACTCTGTTTCTTGGGCGTTTTCCTAATGGTTGTGGGACACAGGACCCTTTCCCACCTGGCGTCAGCATCAGCCAAATTGAAATCTGcctaa
- the LOC102609667 gene encoding uncharacterized protein LOC102609667 isoform X1, producing MKNDTNSDSSKPKKRRRDEEIEAESSSSDRTLSLEENLTFSDTLVALRIMRAQFPHIDKVSIRPFILQSQLYSSVNDRTQVDRELESLRRERVLRVFKLNTGQDDHAIMFLDDYLNQIECVVKRMEEKKQVNLEVFEWFQTHVLDSKLEPSVGHEELVSGSDCSLLSIGGKVKDEHISLLINAGILTRQLIDPDMYWFAIPNIGSVLKGLSQGRKEIISFLNRRKYKEMMLALLEKKHLRFSPLDMRFHLRDLIGSGHLKTIHTPTGLVVQISKD from the exons ATGAAAAACGACACCAATTCAGATTCATCAAAACCCAAGAAACGCAGACGAGacgaagaaattgaagctgaAAGCAGCAGCTCTGATCGTACGCTTTCGCTGG AGGAAAATCTTACCTTTAGTGACACGCTGGTAGCTCTACGCATAATGCGGGCTCAGTTTCCACACATTGACAAG GTCTCAATTCGGCCATTTATTTTACAATCACAACTATACAGTAGCGTAAATGACAGGACACAAGTGGATAGGGAATTGGAG TCTTTGAGAAGGGAGAGAGTACTGCGTGTTTTCAAGCTAAATACTGGACAGGACGATCACGCCATTATGTTTTTAGATGACTATCTAAACCAG ATAGAGTGTGTTGTAAAAAGAATGGAAGAAAAGAAGCAAGTCAATCTGGAAGTTTTTGAGTGGTTTCAAACACATGTTCTCGATTCCAAGCTGGAACCTAGTGTTGGACACGAAGAGCTTGTGAGTGGTTCCGAT TGTTCACTCTTATCAATTGGGGGGAAAGTGAAGGATGAGCACATCTCCCTTCTAATTAATGCTGGAATTCTT ACTCGCCAACTGATTGACCCAGACATGTATTGGTTTGCAATCCCGAATATTGGGTCGGTACTGAAGGGCCTATCTCAG GGAAGAAAGGAAATTATTTCGTTCCTGAACCGCAGGAAATACAAAGAGATGATGTTGGCCCTTTTGGAGAAGAAGCATCTTCGTTTCTCTCCTCTGGATATGAGATTTCACCTACGTGACCTGATTGGATCTGGTCACCTCAAAACCATCCACACACCTACCGGCTTAGTTGTTCAGATTTCAAAGGATTGA
- the LOC102609667 gene encoding uncharacterized protein LOC102609667 isoform X2 → MKNDTNSDSSKPKKRRRDEEIEAESSSSDRTLSLEENLTFSDTLVALRIMRAQFPHIDKVSIRPFILQSQLYSSVNDRTQVDRELESLRRERVLRVFKLNTGQDDHAIMFLDDYLNQIECVVKRMEEKKQVNLEVFEWFQTHVLDSKLEPSVGHEELCSLLSIGGKVKDEHISLLINAGILTRQLIDPDMYWFAIPNIGSVLKGLSQGRKEIISFLNRRKYKEMMLALLEKKHLRFSPLDMRFHLRDLIGSGHLKTIHTPTGLVVQISKD, encoded by the exons ATGAAAAACGACACCAATTCAGATTCATCAAAACCCAAGAAACGCAGACGAGacgaagaaattgaagctgaAAGCAGCAGCTCTGATCGTACGCTTTCGCTGG AGGAAAATCTTACCTTTAGTGACACGCTGGTAGCTCTACGCATAATGCGGGCTCAGTTTCCACACATTGACAAG GTCTCAATTCGGCCATTTATTTTACAATCACAACTATACAGTAGCGTAAATGACAGGACACAAGTGGATAGGGAATTGGAG TCTTTGAGAAGGGAGAGAGTACTGCGTGTTTTCAAGCTAAATACTGGACAGGACGATCACGCCATTATGTTTTTAGATGACTATCTAAACCAG ATAGAGTGTGTTGTAAAAAGAATGGAAGAAAAGAAGCAAGTCAATCTGGAAGTTTTTGAGTGGTTTCAAACACATGTTCTCGATTCCAAGCTGGAACCTAGTGTTGGACACGAAGAGCTT TGTTCACTCTTATCAATTGGGGGGAAAGTGAAGGATGAGCACATCTCCCTTCTAATTAATGCTGGAATTCTT ACTCGCCAACTGATTGACCCAGACATGTATTGGTTTGCAATCCCGAATATTGGGTCGGTACTGAAGGGCCTATCTCAG GGAAGAAAGGAAATTATTTCGTTCCTGAACCGCAGGAAATACAAAGAGATGATGTTGGCCCTTTTGGAGAAGAAGCATCTTCGTTTCTCTCCTCTGGATATGAGATTTCACCTACGTGACCTGATTGGATCTGGTCACCTCAAAACCATCCACACACCTACCGGCTTAGTTGTTCAGATTTCAAAGGATTGA
- the LOC102609667 gene encoding uncharacterized protein LOC102609667 isoform X3, with protein MKNDTNSDSSKPKKRRRDEEIEAESSSSDRTLSLEENLTFSDTLVALRIMRAQFPHIDKVSIRPFILQSQLYSSVNDRTQVDRELESLRRERVLRVFKLNTGQDDHAIMFLDDYLNQCSLLSIGGKVKDEHISLLINAGILTRQLIDPDMYWFAIPNIGSVLKGLSQGRKEIISFLNRRKYKEMMLALLEKKHLRFSPLDMRFHLRDLIGSGHLKTIHTPTGLVVQISKD; from the exons ATGAAAAACGACACCAATTCAGATTCATCAAAACCCAAGAAACGCAGACGAGacgaagaaattgaagctgaAAGCAGCAGCTCTGATCGTACGCTTTCGCTGG AGGAAAATCTTACCTTTAGTGACACGCTGGTAGCTCTACGCATAATGCGGGCTCAGTTTCCACACATTGACAAG GTCTCAATTCGGCCATTTATTTTACAATCACAACTATACAGTAGCGTAAATGACAGGACACAAGTGGATAGGGAATTGGAG TCTTTGAGAAGGGAGAGAGTACTGCGTGTTTTCAAGCTAAATACTGGACAGGACGATCACGCCATTATGTTTTTAGATGACTATCTAAACCAG TGTTCACTCTTATCAATTGGGGGGAAAGTGAAGGATGAGCACATCTCCCTTCTAATTAATGCTGGAATTCTT ACTCGCCAACTGATTGACCCAGACATGTATTGGTTTGCAATCCCGAATATTGGGTCGGTACTGAAGGGCCTATCTCAG GGAAGAAAGGAAATTATTTCGTTCCTGAACCGCAGGAAATACAAAGAGATGATGTTGGCCCTTTTGGAGAAGAAGCATCTTCGTTTCTCTCCTCTGGATATGAGATTTCACCTACGTGACCTGATTGGATCTGGTCACCTCAAAACCATCCACACACCTACCGGCTTAGTTGTTCAGATTTCAAAGGATTGA